Proteins encoded within one genomic window of Oscarella lobularis chromosome 6, ooOscLobu1.1, whole genome shotgun sequence:
- the LOC136187887 gene encoding vacuolar fusion protein CCZ1 homolog, whose protein sequence is MPDDVSLDTKIRNLGLSEAMVKFTETFSPDRPCDSVHTQRKRQLFFQPEPDYWMIMTVSLPAFERRTKDDKTVVEYREDDVQDSVYSAVLKLSYKMFRLFHSTFAAIVSSDGKVGLVKRLHSFFSKYIPALKWNHLDLLDVYAGISFLPLDKHTFLRIQSFVNQTEQTFAQIKYTAFLHTDQIVWSGLEQEDMRVVYKYLTTSLLPSQLNSETGMPIPGTGRSPPARDQSAHSGWFLTGPKDLKDPTKPIKTPKIYVNKTMRRREIFADEKNLKILLRHAGRFLSDTSLSSMKDPTTLKSTPVLRFRLLIRWRIRRLQRRIGRVELH, encoded by the exons ATgcccgacgacgtttcgttaGACACGAAAATCCGCAACCTAGGACTCAGCGAGGCAATGGTCAAATTCACCGA AACGTTTTCACCCGATCGGCCGTGTGATTCGGTGCACACACAGAGGAAGCGGCAGCTCTTTTTTCAACCGGAGCCGGACTACTGGATGATCATG ACGGTTTCGTTGCCTGCATTCGAAAGAAGAACTAAAGATGATAAGACAGTGGTCGAATATAGGGAAGATGACGTGCAA GATTCTGTTTACAGCGCAGTATTGAAACTCTCTTACAAGATGTTTAGA ctcTTCCACAGCACGTTTGCTGCCATCGTTTCCTCCGACGGAAAAGTCGGACTTGTGAAGCGACTTCacagtttcttttctaag TATATTCCCGCATTGAAATGGAATCATCTGGACCTCTTGGACGTTTACGCAG GAATTTCGTTTTTGCCGTTGGACAAGCACACTTTTCTTCGAATACAGTCCTTTGTCAATCAGACGGAACAAACGTTTGCTCAGATCAAATACACGGCATTTTTGCACACAGATCAAATCGTTTG GAGTGGTTTAGAGCAAGAAGACATGCGCGTCGTTTATAAATATCTGACAACGAGTTTACTACCAAGTCAACTCAACTCCGAA ACGGGTATGCCTATTCCAGGAACAGGAAGATCGCCACCTGCCAGAGATCAATCAGCACATTCTGGATG GTTTCTGACTGGTCCAAAGGACTTGAAAGATCCCACGAAACCAATCAAAACACCAAAGATCTATGTCAATAAGACaatgcgtcgacgagagatATTTGCTGACGAGAAAAACCTAAAGATTCTTCTTCGGCACGCTGGTCGTTTTTTATCGGACACGTCCTTATCTTCTATGAAGGATCCCACGACGTTAAAGTCGACTCCAGTGTTACGATTTAGGTTGTTGATACGTtggcgaattcgacgactgCAAAGACGGATCGGACGAGTGGAATTGCA ctaA
- the LOC136188010 gene encoding uncharacterized protein isoform X2, whose translation MLGTISRLRNGKRGTTPKPIGWMAGEQYDGDTNRTEYILSNLTYFFPGATSYDIAGFFWWQGDRDSRDMGLATRYEINLVKLIKTLRAQFKAPNAKFVTASLGQTVNGSTDGGGVILNAMLNVANPAKYPEFKGNVAAVYTHPLSMGGSSGAHYNGNAETYMNVGQAMGEAMVELMKADNAM comes from the exons ATGCTGGGTACCATCAGTCGCCTGCGAAATGGCAAAAGGGGCACAACTCCAAAGCCTATTGGCTGGATGGCGGGCGAGCAATACGACGGAGACACCAACCGTACTGAATATATCCTCTCCAATCTCACATATTTTTTCCCCGGGGCAACAAGCTACGATATCGCTGGTTTCTTCTGGTGGCAAGGTGATCGAGATAGTCGCGATATGGGTCTCGCAACGAGATACGAAATCAACCTCGTCAAGTTGATCAAGACTCTGCGCGCTCAGTTCAAGGCACCGAATGCTAAATTCGTCACTGCGTCACTCGGTCAGACCGTTAATGGCTCTACCGACGGTGGAGGCGTGATCCTCAACGCTATGCTCAACGTTGCCAATCCGGCTAAGTATCCAG AATTTAAAGGTAACGTTGCTGCCGTGTACACCCACCCGTTGTCAATGGGAGGAAGCTCGGGGGCCCACTACAACGGCAATGCTGAGACGTACATGAACGTCGGTCAAGCCATGGGTGAGGCCATGGTGGAACTCATGAAAGCCGATAATGCTATGTAG
- the LOC136188010 gene encoding uncharacterized protein isoform X1 — protein MAQGRICPSLYRGSSLLHLLIMPALLCSGDKVDVYVLMGQSNMLGEGKIGPDNVNGSLGYAVKTEHKYPYLWNHSSNTWAVREDVRYVEVIGSGNSSFEHSNLAHNEFMTVTGKTIGPELGIGNYVGNATKNRVMILKACIGNRALGWDLLPPGSPGWEYKDKKNVTWEYAGYHQSPAKWQKGHNSKAYWLDGGRAIRRRHQPY, from the exons ATGGCGCAGGGACGAATTTGTCCGTCGCTCTATCGAGGCTCGTCTCTCCTCCATC TTCTCATCATGCCGGCTCTACTCTGTTCGGGCGATAAGGTCGACGTCTACGTCCTCATGGGACAGTCCAACATGCTGGGTGAGGGGAAAATTGGCCCGGACAACGTCAACGGCTCACTCGGATATGCCGTCAAGACCGAGCACAAGTACCCTTATCTGTGGAACCATTCGTCGAATACGTGGGCTGTTCGCGAGGACGTCCGCTACGTTGAAGTCATTGGCAGTGGCAACTCGTCGTTCGAACACTCAAATCTAGCGCACAACGAGTTTATGACAGTCACCGGGAAGACCATTGGTCCCGAACTTGGCATTGGAAACTATGTCG GCAACGCCACAAAAAATCGAGTGATGATACTTAAGGCCTGCATAGGCAATAGAGCTTTGGGCTGGGATCTGCTCCCGCCTGGAAGCCCTGGCTGGGAATacaaagacaagaaaaacgtcacCTGGGAATATGCTGGGTACCATCAGTCGCCTGCGAAATGGCAAAAGGGGCACAACTCCAAAGCCTATTGGCTGGATGGCGGGCGAGCAATACGACGGAGACACCAACCGTACTGA
- the LOC136188223 gene encoding AP-3 complex subunit beta-2-like produces MAGVSGTPYSMEGGHSSSSFSAATVDVDRDMTGGFFSSDQTRLEELKKMLDGNKDGQKLESMKRIIGMIAKGRNVSALFPAVVKNVVSKNPEIKKLVYVYLMRYAEEEPDLALLSISTFQKALKDPNQLIRASALRVLSSIRVPVIVPIMMLALKECVTDMSAFVRKTVAHAIPTTTRAAIFRRRRHRNDRESTPFVNRLILPRRQVASSIRVRRRPISNRIRLVERRAVFRRRRLRPPIPCSVLDS; encoded by the exons ATGGCAGGCGTCTCTGGGACTCCTTACTCAATGGAAGGAGGTCACAGCTCTTCCTCGTTTAGTGCCGCTACGGTCGATGTCGATCGCGACATGACGGGaggctttttctcgtcggatCAGACAAG ATTGGAAGAGCTAAAGAAGATGCTCGACGGCAACAAGGACGGCCAAAAACTCGAATCGATGAAGCGAATCATAGGA ATGATCGCCAAAGGCCGAAACGTCTCCGCTCTGTTCCCGGCCGTCGTGAAGAACGTCGTGTCGAAAAATCCCGAA ATCAAGAAACTCGTTTACGTTTACCTGATGCGCTATGCCGAAGAAGAACCGGATCTCGCTCTTCTCTCCATCAGCACCTTTCAGAAAGCTCTGAAG GATCCAAATCAATTGATTCGTGCCAGCGCTTTGCGCGTACTTTCAAGCATACGCGTTCCCGTTATTGTGCCTATTATGATGCTTGCGCTGAAGGAG TGTGTGACTGACATGTCTGCCTTTGTGAGAAAGACGGTGGCTCACGCAATaccaacgacgacgcgagcggcgatattccgtcgtcgtcgtcatcgaaacgatcgcgaatcgacgcctttcgTCAACAG ACTTATCCTGCCACGACGACAAGTGGCGTCGTCTATCCGGGTTCGCCGACGACCAATATCCAACCGAATAAggctcgtcgaacgtcgtgcGGTTTTTCGGCGCCGGAGGTTGCGGCCTCCGATCCCATGCTCGGTACTAGACTCTTAG
- the LOC136188543 gene encoding uncharacterized protein: protein MTAATLQTERDAQHLEAASILRQLGIDQQQQDHRNATDLLNVRLPVAFQRTSAFERRTMSAKASDVTREATNANHHHRTTEEGNSTSESEAEHVVPSTGGPPRGSTGSPSYIKQGVRQYHCSYPSCGKMYSKSSHVEAHYRTHTGEKPFACDHPDCGRRFTRSDELTRHKRKHNGIKPHVCEHCSRAFSRSDHLSSHRRTHTGEKPYVCPMSDCNRRFTRSDELHRHMKMHERQKQRDEEDVAVVVAPTTTATTMAPLPTAKPAQEIRDRQRMHVVVVVPVVKSPIFVSRDHVPSSC from the exons ATGACAGCGGCGACCCTGCAGACGGAGAGAGACGCTCAACACCTGGAAGCAGCGAGCATACTACGCCAACTCGGAATCGATCAACAGCAGCAGGATCATCGAAACGCAACCGATCTTTTGAACGTTCGACTTCCGGTTGCGTTCCAACGAACGAGcgctttcgaacgacgaacaATGAGCGCGAAAGCGAGCGACGTCACGCGagaagcgacgaacgcgaatCACCACCATCGAACGACCGAAGAAGGAAACAGTACAAGCGAATCGGAAGCCGAACACGTCGTTCCATCGACGGGGGGACCCCCTCGCGGGTCGACCGGTTCGCCGTCGTATATCAAGCAGGGCGTGAGACAGTACCACTGCTCCTATCCGTCTTGCGGTAAAATGTACAGCAAATCGTCGCACGTGGAGGCGCACTATCGCACTCACACGGGCGAAAAGCCGTTCGCCTGCGATCATCCCGACTGCGGTCGACGATTCACGCGcagcgacgaattgacgcgTCATAAGAGAAAGCACAA CGGCATCAAACCGCACGTGTGCGAACACTGCAGTCGCGCCTTTTCGCGTTCGGATCACCTGTCGTCGCATCGGCGCACGCACACGGGCGAAAAGCCGTACGTCTGTCCGATGTCCGACTGCAATCGTCGATTCACGCGATCCGACGAACTCCATCGGCACATGAAAATGCACGAACGACAAAAGCaacgcgacgaggaagacgtcgccgtcgtcgtcgcgccgacgacgaccgcgacgacgatggcgcCTCTTCCGACGGCGAAACCCGCGCAGGAAATTCGCGATCGCCAACGaatgcacgtcgtcgtcgtcgtgcccGTCGTCAAGTCGCCTATTTTCGTGTCACGTGACCACGTTCCGTCTTCGTGTTGA
- the LOC136188144 gene encoding importin-5-like isoform X2 codes for MQVQFAELIPAALQIIEKSAVVQEDDEAIKSFIELAENSPKVLRPFVPQCFDLMLKICGTNELEELWRHLGFEFIVSLTEEVPARVRKHHKYIEPIVQQALAFMVDLDDNLETWSKEESIDDEDNDSGSVVGETGLDRLACALEGKAILPHVTPAVSQMLCHIQQALAFMLDLDDN; via the exons ATGCAAGTTCAATTCGCCGAACTGATTCCCGCTGCTCTGCAA ATTATCGAGAAGAGTGCCGTTGTTCAAGAGGACGATGAAGCGATAAAGAGTTTTATTGAATTAGCTGAAAATTCGCCGAAAGTCCTGCGACCGTTTGTGCCTCAATGTTTTGATTTAATGCTAAAG ATTTGTGGTACAAATGAGTTGGAGGAATTGTGGCGTCATCTTGGATTTGAGTTCATCGTGAGTTTGACAGAAGAAG TTCCTGCGAGGGTTCGAAAGCACCACAAATACATTGAGCCTATAG tTCAGCAAGCGTTGGCGTTCATGgtcgatctcgacgacaaCTTGGAAACGTggagcaaagaagaaagtatagacgacgaagataacGATAG TGGTTCTGTAGTCGGCGAGACTGGCCTTGATCGTCTTGCTTGCGCTTTGGAAGGAAAGGCTATCTTGCCTCACGTAACGCCTGCAGTATCTCAAATGCTTTGTCACA tTCAGCAAGCTTTGGCGTTCATgctcgatctcgacgacaaCTAG